In Brachypodium distachyon strain Bd21 chromosome 2, Brachypodium_distachyon_v3.0, whole genome shotgun sequence, one genomic interval encodes:
- the LOC100832122 gene encoding scarecrow-like protein 3 — MIQQQDTEGSSSSVTSSPLQNFSAMPLHPGTAAAHTPAAAAPPWMLRELRSDERGLCLIHLLLNCAAAAAAGRLDAANAALEHIAALAAPDGDAMQRVAAAFAEALARRALRAWPGLCRALLLPRPSSPTPAESAAARRHFLDLCPFLRLAGAAANQAILEAMEGEKIVHVVDLGGCGADATQWLELLRLLAARPEGPPHFRLTAVHEHKDLLSQTAMVLTKEAERLDVPFQFNPVITPRLESLDVESLRVKTGEALAISCSLQLHCLLATDEDASPDSSSAAAEKGSAAAERRSSPESSGLLSPPTTRLESFLGALWGLSPKVMVVVEQEASHNTAGLTERFVEALNYYAALFDCLEVGASRASVERARVERWLLGEEIKDIVACDGAARRERHERAERWAARMEAAGFAGVPLSYYALLQARRAAQGLGCEGFKVREEKGTFFLCWQDRALFSVSAWRGRRFD, encoded by the coding sequence ATGATCCAGCAGCAGGACACGGAaggctcctcgtcgtcggtgaCATCGTCCCCGCTGCAGAACTTCTCCGCCATGCCGCTCCACccgggcaccgccgccgcccacaccccggccgccgccgcgccgccatggATGCTGCGCGAGCTCCGATCGGACGAGCGCGGGCTCTGCCTcatccacctcctcctcaactgcgccgccgccgccgccgcggggcgcCTCGACGCGGCCAACGCGGCGCTCGAGCACATcgcggcgctggcggcgcccgacggcgacgccatgcagcgcgtggcggcggccttcGCCGAGGCCCTCGCCCGGCGCGCGCTCCGGGCGTGGCCGGGCCTGTGCCGGGCGCTCCTCCTGCCGcggccttcttccccgacgCCGGCCgagtccgccgccgcgcgccgccactTCCTCGACCTCTGCCCGTtcctccgcctcgccggcgccgccgccaaccaGGCCATCCTGGAGGCCATGGAGGGGGAGAAGATCGTCCACGTCGTCGACctcggcggctgcggcgccgACGCCACGCAGTGGCTGGagctgctccgcctcctcgccgcccgccccgAAGGCCCGCCGCACTTCCGCCTCACCGCCGTCCATGAGCACAAGGACCTTCTCTCCCAAACCGCCATGGTGCTCACCAAGGAAGCAGAGCGCCTCGACGTCCCCTTCCAGTTCAACCCCGTAATCACCCCCCGGCTGGAATCCCTCGACGTGGAGTCCCTCCGCGTGAAGACCGGCGAGGCTCTCGCCATCAGCTGCTCCCTCCAGCTCCACTGCCTCCTCGCCACCGACGAAGACGCCTCCCCCGATTCttcctctgccgcggcagaaaagggttctgccgcggcagagagaCGGAGCAGCCCAGAGTCCTCGGGGCTGCTATCCCCACCAACAACCCGGCTAGAATCCTTCCTGGGCGCCCTCTGGGGGCTCTCCCCGAAGgtcatggtggtggtggagcagGAGGCGAGCCACAACACGGCGGGGCTGACGGAGCGGTTCGTGGAGGCGCTCAACTACTACGCGGCGCTGTTCGACTGCCTGGAGGTGGGCGCGTCCAGGGCTTCCGTGGAGCGGGCCCGCGTCGAGCGGTGGCTGCTCGGGGAAGAGATCAAGGACATCGTGGCGTGCGACGGCGCCGCCAGGAGGGAGCGGCACGAGAGGGCGGAGAGGTGGGCGGCGCGCATGGAGGCCGCCGGGTTCGCCGGCGTGCCGCTCAGCTACTACGCGCTGCTGCAGGccaggcgggcggcgcagggGCTCGGGTGCGAAGGGTTCAAggtgagggaggagaaggggaccttcttcctctgctggcAGGATCGGGCGCTCTTCTCTGTTTCCGCGTGGCGCGGCCGCAGGTTCGACTGa
- the LOC100833052 gene encoding crossover junction endonuclease MUS81 isoform X1, whose product MKDSFPGSIPGKKRRRTKCYVPQKNSASYAILITLYREMTRGKAFMMKQELSDAADASGLTQFAIETNPGCSQNDYYTGWSCMKTLLSNALVVKWSNPAKYRLTEEVEKLLSIVSARSGSAAKEISLSDSDSDSDSDELHEGNKPLIG is encoded by the exons ATGAAAGACTCCTTTCCAGGGTCCATCCCAG gaaagaagcgtaggcGGACAAAATGTTATGTGCCACAGAAAAATTCTGCTTCTTACGCAATATTGATCACGCTTTACCG GGAAATGACAAGAGGCAAGGCTTTTATGATGAAGCAGGAGCTTAGCGATGCCGCTGATGCCAGTGGTCTGACACAATTCGCAATCGA GACAAACCCTGGGTGTTCTCAGAATGACTATTACACTGGATGGAGCTGCATGAAGACGCTGTTATCTAATGCACTGGTTGTGAAGTGGAGTAACCCTGCAAA GTATAGGCTAACGGAAGAGGTAGAAAAACTGCTCTCGATTGTCTCTGCTCGGTCTGGATCTGCAGCTAAAGAAATCTCTCTCAGCGATTCAGATTCAGATTCAGATTCTGATGAGCTACATGAAGGGAACAAACCTTTGATAG GTTGA
- the LOC100833052 gene encoding crossover junction endonuclease MUS81 isoform X2 → MKDSFPGSIPGKKRRRTKCYVPQKNSASYAILITLYRTNPGCSQNDYYTGWSCMKTLLSNALVVKWSNPAKYRLTEEVEKLLSIVSARSGSAAKEISLSDSDSDSDSDELHEGNKPLIG, encoded by the exons ATGAAAGACTCCTTTCCAGGGTCCATCCCAG gaaagaagcgtaggcGGACAAAATGTTATGTGCCACAGAAAAATTCTGCTTCTTACGCAATATTGATCACGCTTTACCG GACAAACCCTGGGTGTTCTCAGAATGACTATTACACTGGATGGAGCTGCATGAAGACGCTGTTATCTAATGCACTGGTTGTGAAGTGGAGTAACCCTGCAAA GTATAGGCTAACGGAAGAGGTAGAAAAACTGCTCTCGATTGTCTCTGCTCGGTCTGGATCTGCAGCTAAAGAAATCTCTCTCAGCGATTCAGATTCAGATTCAGATTCTGATGAGCTACATGAAGGGAACAAACCTTTGATAG GTTGA
- the LOC100843347 gene encoding glutathione S-transferase U8, with amino-acid sequence MSSPSPVKVIGASDSPYSHRAEAALRLKGVPYELLLEDLGNKSDLLLKHNPVHNKVPVLLHGEAAICESLVIVEYVDEAFPGGPPILPGGPLARAAARFWARFIDDKCSKPFWLALWLEGEAREGFEKEFKENMALLEAELGGKKFFGGDTVGLVDIAACVFAHWLGVFEEAAGVRLVADDEFPRLRRWAADYAADEKVGACLPDKQQLLKNFTAKKAMFVASAKAMLPK; translated from the coding sequence AtgagctcgccgtcgccggtgaAGGTGATCGGCGCGTCCGACAGCCCGTACAGCCACCGCGCCGAGGCCGCCCTGCGGCTCAAGGGCGTCCCCtacgagctcctcctggaagACCTGGGCAACAAGAGCGACCTGCTGCTGAAGCACAACCCCGTCCACAACAAGGTCCCCGTGCTCCTCCACGGCGAAGCGGCCATCTGCGAGTCCCTCGTCATCGTCGAGTACGTCGACGAGGCCTTCCCCGGCGGCCCGCCGATCCTCCCCGGCGgcccgctcgcccgcgccgccgcccgcttctGGGCCCGCTTCATCGACGACAAGTGCTCGAAGCCGTTCTGGCTGGCGCTGTGGTTGGAGGGGGAAGCGAGGGAGGGGTTCGAGAAGGAGTTCAAGGAGAACATGGCGCTGCTGGAGGCGGAGCTAGGAGGGAAGAAGTTCTTTGGGGGAGATACCGTTGGGCTCGTGGACATTGCTGCCTGCGTGTTCGCGCACTGGCTCGGGGTCTTCGAGGAGGCCGCCGGGGTGAGGCTCGTGGCAGATGACGAGTTCCCTCGACTGCGCCGGTGGGCGGCCGATTACGCCGCTGATGAGAAGGTCGGGGCGTGCCTGCCGGATAAGCAGCAGCTGTTGAAGAATTTCACGGCCAAGAAGGCGATGTTCGTCGCCTCGGCCAAGGCAATGCTGCCGAAATAA
- the LOC100833367 gene encoding glutathione transferase GST 23, with protein MSDEAAAAVRLIGTFSSPMVHRAEVALRLKGVPYEYIQEDLDNKSELLLKHNPVHKKVPVLLVRGDPPAAVCESLVIVEYVDEAFAAGGRPDLLPADPLARASARFWARFIDEQCWKSLWVALWAADGDARGKSAAGAKANLKLLEAQLLGEEGEKRFFGGDAIGYLDIAAGPFAYWLGVFEEMAATRLLTEEDHPALCLWAGEYRAVEAVRGCLPDRDRLLAALSKRKGLYVSIANAMAAQN; from the exons ATGTCCgacgaagcggcggcggcggtgaggctCATCGGCACGTTCAGCAGCCCGATGGTGCACCGCGCGGAGGTAGCCCTGCGGCTCAAGGGCGTCCCCTACGAGTACATCCAAGAAGACCTGGACAACAAGAGCGAGCTGCTGCTGAAGCACAACCCTGTGCACAAGAAGGTCCccgtcctcctcgtccgcgGCGACCCGCCGGCGGCCGTCTGCGAGTCGCTCGTCATCGTCGAGTACGTCGACGAGGCCTTCGCCGCTGGCGGGCGGCCTGAtctcctccccgccgaccccctcgcccgcgcctccgcccgcTTCTGGGCCCGCTTCATCGACGAGCAG TGCTGGAAGAGCTTGTGGGTGGCGCTGTGGGCCGCCGACGGGGATGCGCGGGGGAAatcggcggcgggggcgaagGCGAACCTGAAGCTCCTGGAGGCGCAGCTGCTaggggaagaaggagagaaGAGGTTCTTCGGAGGCGACGCGATCGGGTACCTCGacatcgccgccggcccgtTCGCGTACTGGCTGGGGGTGTTCGAGGAGATGGCCGCGACGCGGCTGCTCACGGAGGAGGACCACCCGGCGCTGTGCCTGTGGGCGGGGGAGTATAGGGCGGTTGAGGCGGTGAGAGGTTGCTTGCCGGACAGGGACCGCCTGCTGGCCGCGCTGTCGAAGAGGAAGGGGCTGTACGTTTCCATTGCCAACGCCATGGCCGCGCAGAATTAG